A stretch of DNA from Corallococcus silvisoli:
CAGCACGAGCAGCAGCAGGTGGATGGCGCGGGCGGGGTCGTAGCCGCCGAAGAGCGCGGTGAGCCATTGCAACTGCACGGGCTTGTAGAGGACGAGGCCGGACAGGACGGACAGCGCGCCCAGGACCAGGGCGCAGGTGTACGCGAGCCGCTGGAGGCCGTTGTAGAGGCCCGGCTGCGCGGGCGCGGGGCGGATCCGCAGGTAGTACGCGAGGGTGGCCACGGCGTCGCGCGCATCGCGGCGGGGGAGGAACAGGCGGCGGCGCCACTCGCCGCTGAGCGCGAGGTAGAGCACGTACACGCAGCCGTTGAGGGCCAGGAACCAGCCGAACGCGAAGTGCCAGTGCCGCGCTCCCGCGAGCCAGTCTCCCAGCCGAAGCCAGGAGGGAGGCACGGCGCCCTGGAAGGGATAGAGCGAGTAGAGGTGCCCGCGAGGCCCCATGCGCGGATACGCGGCGAGGATCTGCAAACCGCTGGCGGCGAGGATGGCCAGCAACGGCACATTGGCCCAGTGGGCGAGGCGGATGGGCCACGGTTGGGGACGACGCTGCTCGGGTGCTTGCACGCGGCGCACCCCAGCACCGGGGCGTGAAGGGAGACATGCGGCGTGAGGACGGTTGCCCGATGGAGGACGCCTGCGCGGTGACTCCGTTGTCCAACGGATGGCGGCCAGGCCCCAGGGCTGAGCGCTCCCTCATGTCGGCAAGCTGAGCGCCAGCCGCCTGCCTGGCGGTCCCGTGCGAGGTGGGGGGCGGGGCAACAGGAGAGGCCATGCTGGGGCGCAAGGTGGCCATCAACGAGGAGTTGGTGCGGGCGCTCCCCGCACGCACCTCAGAACGCGTCCGCCTGGGCGCGACGTCGCGTAGCGATGTCCTCGAAGACGTCGGCGCGGACGACCTGGGCGAAGTCGCGTCCCTCGTAGTGGAGGGTCAGCATCCGCTCGCTGCGGCCCTCGTTCAGGCCCTCGCCGCCCATCAAGTAGACGGAGGTCTCGTCCGTGCGCCACGTGGCCGTCACGAGCGCCTGGAGGCGACGGACGAAGCCGTCGGCGCGAGCGACCGCGTCCGGCGGAACGGCGACCGCGTAGCTGGGGCTGGGCTCACCGGGGCCGGGGTGCGACTGGGGGAGGGTGTCCGTGAAGAAGGCGAGTGGCCAGGACAGGTCCGTCCCCACCTTGTGCCGGTTGGCGTGGCTCGCCTCCTTGTTCAGCAGCGTCCTGTATCCGCGAGGCCGCCCGTACTTGGCCACCATCGCGTCCACCAGCACCTTGTGCTCCTGGCGGACGTCGAACGTCTCCGTGAAGCGCACCAGCACGTTCCCCAGGTGCCCCTCCGTGAAGACGAAGAGCACCATGCCTTGCAGTCCGGCCAGCTCGGTGGGCATGAAGAGGTCGCCCCGCGTCGTGGGTTGGACCTCCGGGTGCAGCGCGCGCACCTCGTCGGGCGTCATTCCCCAGCGCGTGGCCCGGAAGCCATCGCCGCCGCGATGGTTCTGGGCATACCCCGCTTGGAGCAGGGCCCGCTGCTCCGAGACCGGCGAACCGCAACCCATCAGGACCAGCAGGACCAGTAACACCGCCCCATGACGATTCATGGCGGCATCCTCATGTTTCCATGAGGCCGTGGCAACTGAGCTGTCATTCGACTGGATCAGCCAGCAGGCGTGTGTCTGCCCAAGCTTCGGTCGCTGAGCCATGAGTGCGTCAAGGCCACATTGGGCAGGGCATCAAGGCGACCGAGCGAGGCGTGCACGAGGCCGCCGGAGTTCGACGGCGACCACGAGCGGGTGACTGCCCGGATAGCGCGGTGGGCCGAGCGGTGCTGCGCCGAGCGGAAACTTCCATGGCCAGGGTCGTGCCGGGAGTGCGCTCCCGGTGGATTGGACGTCCGGGAACGACCCGATATCGTTCCCGCCTCGCCCGTCTGCCCCAAGGACACCCAGACCATGAAACGAATCCACCTGGTGCACCTGGTCGGAGCGCTGCTGCTGTCTTCGCTGGGCTGCGTGGAGGAGGAGCCCGAGTTCTCCGTCGCGCCGTCGGGCGGTGCTCGGCTGGTGGTCGAGCTGCCCCGGACGGTGGGGGCCAGCCGGGTGACGTCCACGGTGACGCACGCCTCGGGCGCCACCGAGGCGACGTCGCTGACGTTGGATCCGGAGGGGGGGCGCGCGTGGTCGGCCGTCGTGAAGCCGGAGGCCCCCGGGGAAGAGGTCGGGCTGCGCGTGGACGCCGTGGATGCCTCCGGTGAGGTCGTGGCCACGGCGCGCCTGGACGCGAAGGTGAAGCTGCCCTTGTACGGTGAGGCGCTGGTGGTCGTGGTGCCCCAGCCGGAGTCCGGCATGGCGGGCCTGTCCAACCATGCGCCGCTCATCCACGCGGTCATCGGCTCCAAGGCCCGCGTGGCGTTGGGCGAGACCGTGGCGTTTCAAGCGCAGGCCCGTGACCTGGACGGCGATGCGCTCACCTACGCCTGGAGCGCGTCCTCGGGGACGCTCGAGTGCGAGGAGGCCACGTGCACCTGGACGGCGCTCCGGCCCGCGGATGCAGGAGACGGCTCGGAGGCGCGGGACGGCGCGCTCGTGGAGGTGCGGGTCACGGATGCGCGCGGTGCCCGGTCCACGCTCCAGTTCCGCGTCGCCGTGGGCACCGTGCGAGGGGACGCGG
This window harbors:
- a CDS encoding cytochrome b/b6 domain-containing protein, which encodes MQAPEQRRPQPWPIRLAHWANVPLLAILAASGLQILAAYPRMGPRGHLYSLYPFQGAVPPSWLRLGDWLAGARHWHFAFGWFLALNGCVYVLYLALSGEWRRRLFLPRRDARDAVATLAYYLRIRPAPAQPGLYNGLQRLAYTCALVLGALSVLSGLVLYKPVQLQWLTALFGGYDPARAIHLLLLVLLAFFTVGHVVLVALHPRTFGEMVTGGRKPDV